A portion of the Aphelocoma coerulescens isolate FSJ_1873_10779 chromosome 11, UR_Acoe_1.0, whole genome shotgun sequence genome contains these proteins:
- the LOC138117194 gene encoding uncharacterized protein, with protein MTPRPAGTCPPRPMDQGQPLRLPGNPHLPAPAALSLPGAEEEVQAVPPTSTHPSSTYSIATSQIIEADCQTSLGWHNRLWRAVGMEGLSVSSVLLTGCDGGLGLGLLKGLLEQPSPPRHLFAACLDPQGKAVNEMALGFPNVVILPLASRQACGHQPVPKPSCLLADVTDPNSIKAAVRKVQEEVGSAGLNLLINNTGTTRRSTLATETAENMSLVYTTNTIGPLQTSQAFLPLLKEAAEAQGQREMSCSRAAIINISSIMGSIEVAEAWEERQDICYRCSKVPPAEGWRGIWGSLPVGFPPPLAMALPDRDGKVGNLSSQAALNMLTKCLALEYGSRGILCVSVDPGHVTPPLEQGMGPVTEEESVRGVLQLLAQLSATSNGTFWDWRGQRLPW; from the exons ATGACGCCCCGGCCAGCAGGGACGTGCCCGCCACGGCCGATGGATCAGGGGCAACCGCTGCGCCTCCCCGGGAACCCCCACCTGCCGGCACCCgctgccctgtccctccccg GCGCAG AAGAGGAGGTGCAGGCGGTGCCCCCCACCTCCAcccatcccagcagcacctACAGCATTGCCACCTCCCAGATTATTGAGGCCGATTGCCAAACCTCGCTGGGGTGGCACAACCGGCTGTGGAGAGcagtggggatggagggacTCAGTGTGAGCAGTGTCCTGCTGACCGGCTGCGATGGGGGGCTGGGCCTGGGGCTGCTGAAGGGgttgctggagcagcccagcccACCTCGGCACCTCTTTGCTGCTTGCCTGGACCCCCAGGGCAAG GCTGTCAATGAGATGGCTTTGGGCTTTCCCAACGTCGTGATCCTGCCTCTAG CATCTCGTCAGGCTTGTGGCCACCAGCCTGTGCCCAAACCCTCCTGTCTCCTTGCAGATGTGACAGACCCCAACAGCATCAAGGCAGCAGTCAGGAAGGTGCAGGAGGAGGTGGGAAGTGCTGGCCTCAACCTCCTGATTAACAACACCGGCACCACGCGCCGCAGCACCTTGGCCACCGAGACAGCAGAGAACATGAGCCTCGTCTACACCACCAACACCATCGGGCCCCTGCAGACAAGCCAG GCCTTCCTACCCCTGCTGAAGGAGGCGGCTGAGGCCCAAGGGCAGCGTGAgatgagctgcagcagagctgccatCATCAACATCTCCAGCATCATGGGCTCCATCGAGGTTGCGGAGGCTTGGGAGGAGAGGCAGGACATCTGCTACCGCTGCAGCAAGGTACCACCAGCAGAAGGATGgagaggaatttgggggtcacTTCCTGTGGGATTCCCCCCACCACTGGCCATGGCATTGCCAGATCGTGATGGTAAGGTGGGGAATTTGTCCTCCCAGGCTGCTCTGAACATGCTCACGAAGTGCCTGGCCCTGGAGTATGGGAGCAGAGGGATCCTCTGCGTGTCTGTGGACCCTGGACATGTGACACCTCCCTTGGAACAGGGGATG GGCCCGGTGACGGAGGAGGAGAGCGTGCGGGgagtcctgcagctgctggcccaGCTCTCGGCCACCAGCAATGGCACCTTCTGGGACTGGAGAGGGCAGAGGCTGCCCTGGTGA
- the IL34 gene encoding interleukin-34, with protein MQQGYAAVLCVLAVLGLEAAAPGECELTRLLQDKLQYEMRLQYMKHYFPIDYTVQVQYEEVLRPSNITRLRNGTVSEAALRYLWFHVSSQAVLRIREVLPEKHPSWKYTQELWQLFDALGEEYSKYRQTDVEAVVADLVKLIHSAGAESRSKAVRPKALLDNCLKVMRMLYGVPCRWESA; from the exons ATGCAGCAGGGCTACGCTGCCGTCCTAT gtgtcctggctgtgctggggctggaggctgCAGCGCCAGGCGAATGCGAGCTCACCCGCCTGCTCCAGGACAAGCTGCAGTACGAGATGCGCCTGCAGTACATG AAACACTACTTTCCCATCGACTACACAGTCCAGGTCCAGTACGAAGAGGTGCTGAGGCCATCCAACATCACCCGCCTG CGCAACGGGACAGTGTCGGAGGCAGCACTGCGGTACCTCTGGTTCCATGTCAGCTCCCAGGCGGTGCTGCGGATCCGTGAGGTGCTGCCAGAGAAGCACCCATCCTGGAAGTACACCCAGGAACTCTGGCAGCTCTTTGATGCCCTGGGCGAGGAGTACAGCAAGTACCGGCAG ACAGATGTGGAGGCGGTGGTGGCCGATCTGGTGAAGCTGATCCACAGCGCGGGCGCTGAGAGCCGGAGCAAGGCTGTGCGCCCCAAGGCACTGCTGGACAACTGCCTCAAGGTCATGCGGATGCTCTACGGGGTGCCCT GTCGGTGGGAGTCCGCCTAA